CGAGTTCTTTTGCGCTTCCGGCTCTTATAGCAGCCGGAATTATGGCTTTTTTTGTTCTTGTCTTCGGAGCGAGAGACGAAAAGAACTGGGGATTCAGAATATTTTTCGGATTTCTCAAGCTGATAGTGCTATCGGGTATTTTTTCCTACATGGGAGATGTGATGTCCTATGTAAGGTTGATGGCGTTAGGGATGGTTTCAGCCGGAATAGGAATCGCTGTGAACACTGTGGCTTTCATGGTTGCGGGTATTAAAATTCCCGTCGTCAACTGGATTCTTTTCGCGCTGATTTTTACGGGAGGCCATCTTTTCAATTTGGCGATAAGCGCTCTCGGCGCTTTCGTCCATACTCTAAGGCTTCAATACGTAGAATTCTTTTCGAAATTTTTCGAAGGAGGGGGAAGGGAATTCAAACCTTTTTCTTCTTCCGGAAAATATGTCGTTTTGAAAGATTGATTTAAAAAGGAGGAAAATCCTAATGACCGATTTATTTGCTTTATCCGTCGTCTCTCAGACCGCCACGAACGGCGTCGGTATGGCTTTTGCCATAGCCGGTGCTGTTCTCGCTTCCGCCATGGCGGGTGTAGGATCTGCGATTGGAATTAACTATCCCGGCTCCGCCGCGGCGGCTGTTTTAAGAGAAGACCCCGATAAATTCGGAAATCTTTTCCTTCTCGTCGTTCTTCCGGGAACCCAGGGTTTTTACGGTTTAATCATAGCTCTCTTGGCTCTTCCCAAGATAGCCGCGGTTTCAAGCGTCATGCAGGGAGTTCAAATACTCATAGCTTGTCTTCCGATAGCTGTCACCGGTCTTGTATCCGCGATTTATCAGGGTAAAGTATGCCTGGCGGGAGTCCATCTGGTCTCCAAAAGGTCAGACCAGGCTATGAAAGGCGTTATATACGCTGCTATGGTTGAAACTTACGCGGTACTGGGTCTTCTGACGAGTTTTCTCCTTTTGACGAGCATAAAATAAGGAGCAACGTTGTCACAGGAAAAAATTTCAAACTCGATCATCGAAGAAGCTGAAAAAAAAGCCGAATCAATCCTCACCGAATCGGATTTGAAAGTTACTGAAATAAAAAGCAGGGGAAAGAAAGAGGTCGAAAAGATTCGTAGAGAGCAGGAAGAAATGATAAAACAGCTTTCAGAAAGAGAAAAGGACAAACATATTTCCCTCGCTCAGCTTCAGATGAATCTTGAAAAACTTTCTGTAAAAAGAAGTGAAATAGACAGGGTTTTTGAAGAATCTTTGAAAATTGTCCTAAAGAGAGATGATGCATACAAGCAGAGATTCAAAAAAGCCATACTCGCCGCGGCGAGAACAGGAAATGAAACGATTTTCGTCAACGAAGAAGACCGTAAATTACTCAGCAAAAATTTTGTCAAAGAACTGAACGACGCTTTCGGGAAAAAAGCAGATTTCAAGGTTTCTTCGGAAACCGCCAAGATCAAAGGAGGAGCGTTGCTCCAAGAAGGGAAAATCACCACGGACGCTTCTTTTGAGACAATCCTCTCTGAAGACAGGTATTTTCTTGAAACGGACACTTCCCAAATTCTCTGCGGGGAAAGCAGTTGAGAAAACCATATTTTGAAAAAGCGCCGAGCGACAACAAATACAACTTCGCGGTGAGTCTCGTCAGGTGTTTTGAAAACAATTTGATCGACGCTTCGAGATACGAAA
The nucleotide sequence above comes from candidate division WOR-3 bacterium. Encoded proteins:
- a CDS encoding V-type ATP synthase subunit K translates to MTDLFALSVVSQTATNGVGMAFAIAGAVLASAMAGVGSAIGINYPGSAAAAVLREDPDKFGNLFLLVVLPGTQGFYGLIIALLALPKIAAVSSVMQGVQILIACLPIAVTGLVSAIYQGKVCLAGVHLVSKRSDQAMKGVIYAAMVETYAVLGLLTSFLLLTSIK